One genomic segment of Bradyrhizobium prioriisuperbiae includes these proteins:
- the ugpE gene encoding sn-glycerol-3-phosphate ABC transporter permease UgpE, protein MVEKKGIRGLVAHLILWIGIGIVAFPVYLAFVASTQDNAAIANGQMSLLPGSHFIDNYYRTLFVGTSGSTREPVVHMLWNSLVMAMAIAFGKIVISILSAYSIVYFRFPFRKTVFWLIFITLMLPVEVRIYPTYKIAADLSLLDSYAGLTLPLIASATATLLFRQFFMTVPDELLEASRIDGAGPFRFFKDTLLPLSRTNMAALFVILFIYGWNQFLWPLLITTRDDMQTVVIGIRKMITTQDAITEWPLVMATAVLAMLPPVAVVVLMQKLFVRGLVETEK, encoded by the coding sequence ATGGTCGAGAAGAAGGGCATCCGCGGACTGGTGGCGCATCTGATCCTGTGGATCGGCATCGGCATCGTCGCCTTTCCGGTCTATCTCGCCTTCGTCGCGTCGACCCAGGACAACGCGGCGATCGCCAACGGCCAGATGTCGCTGCTGCCGGGCAGCCACTTCATCGACAACTATTATCGCACCCTGTTCGTCGGCACCTCCGGCTCGACGCGCGAACCGGTCGTCCACATGCTGTGGAACTCGCTGGTGATGGCGATGGCGATTGCGTTCGGCAAGATCGTGATCTCGATCCTCTCCGCCTATTCGATCGTCTACTTCCGCTTTCCGTTCCGCAAGACCGTGTTCTGGCTGATCTTCATCACCCTGATGTTGCCGGTCGAGGTGCGGATCTATCCGACCTACAAGATCGCCGCCGACCTCTCGCTGCTCGACAGCTACGCAGGCTTGACGCTGCCGCTGATTGCGTCGGCCACCGCGACGCTGCTGTTCCGGCAGTTCTTCATGACCGTGCCGGACGAACTGCTGGAAGCCTCTCGCATCGACGGCGCCGGTCCGTTCCGGTTTTTCAAGGATACGCTGCTGCCGCTGTCGCGCACCAACATGGCGGCGCTGTTCGTGATCCTGTTCATCTATGGCTGGAATCAGTTCCTGTGGCCGCTGCTGATCACCACGCGCGACGACATGCAGACCGTGGTGATCGGCATCCGCAAGATGATCACGACGCAAGACGCGATCACCGAATGGCCGCTGGTGATGGCGACCGCGGTGCTGGCGATGCTGCCGCCGGTCGCCGTGGTGGTGCTGATGCAAAAGCTGTTCGTCCGCGGCCTGGTCGAGACCGAGAAGTAG
- a CDS encoding sn-glycerol-3-phosphate import ATP-binding protein UgpC: MANVVLRDVRKTYPGGVDAIKGVSFAIDDGKFCVLVGPSGCGKSTLLRMVAGLETITGGDIAIGDRVVNTIEPADRDIAMVFQNYALYPHMSVYDNMAYGLRNRGMAKPEIDTRVREAAQILEIGPMLARRPKQLSGGQRQRVAMGRAIVRQPKVFLFDEPLSNLDAKLRISMRVEISKLQRRLKTTSIYVTHDQLEAMTLADILVVMNGGEVEQIGNPLDIYKAPATTFVASFIGAPPMNLSPLTAAEAATLAGAAAPTEGAILGIRPEDFAISADGTPPGGVALDLTVDAVELVGPEIFVYGTRSGGRPDIQSDVIVRIPGQEAPAPGAQLRVVAPRSKLHLFTTDGRRRITIS; this comes from the coding sequence ATGGCGAACGTCGTCCTGCGTGATGTGCGAAAGACCTATCCCGGCGGCGTCGACGCCATCAAGGGCGTCAGCTTCGCGATCGATGACGGCAAATTCTGCGTGCTGGTCGGCCCCTCCGGCTGCGGCAAGTCCACGCTGCTGCGCATGGTCGCCGGGCTGGAGACCATCACCGGCGGCGACATCGCGATCGGTGATCGCGTGGTCAACACCATCGAGCCGGCGGACCGCGATATCGCGATGGTGTTCCAGAATTATGCGCTCTACCCGCATATGAGCGTCTACGACAACATGGCCTATGGCTTGCGCAACCGCGGCATGGCCAAGCCCGAGATCGACACCCGTGTGCGCGAAGCCGCGCAAATTCTGGAGATCGGCCCGATGCTGGCGCGCCGGCCGAAGCAGCTCTCCGGCGGCCAGCGCCAGCGCGTCGCCATGGGCCGCGCCATTGTGCGACAGCCGAAGGTGTTCCTGTTCGACGAGCCGCTGTCCAACCTCGATGCCAAGCTGCGCATCTCCATGCGGGTCGAGATCAGCAAGCTGCAGCGCCGGCTGAAGACCACCTCGATCTATGTCACCCATGACCAGCTCGAGGCGATGACCCTCGCTGACATCCTGGTGGTAATGAACGGCGGCGAGGTCGAGCAGATCGGCAATCCGCTGGACATCTACAAGGCGCCCGCCACCACCTTCGTGGCGTCCTTCATCGGCGCACCGCCGATGAACCTGTCGCCGCTGACCGCGGCGGAGGCAGCGACGCTAGCCGGTGCCGCCGCCCCCACTGAGGGCGCCATCCTGGGCATCCGGCCCGAGGACTTCGCTATCTCGGCCGATGGAACTCCGCCCGGCGGCGTGGCGCTCGACCTGACGGTGGACGCTGTGGAACTGGTCGGGCCGGAAATTTTTGTTTACGGCACCCGTTCAGGCGGCAGGCCGGACATCCAGTCCGACGTCATTGTACGGATTCCGGGCCAGGAGGCGCCCGCGCCCGGCGCACAGCTGCGGGTGGTCGCTCCCCGGAGCAAGCTCCACCTCTTTACCACCGACGGCCGCCGCCGGATCACGATTTCGTAA
- a CDS encoding Hsp20 family protein — protein MSRVPSLSSPFLLGFDEIERALDRVVKGADGYPPYNIERLDRENGEPERLRITLAVAGFTRDQLDVTVEEKQLVIRGRQQDDKTRQYIHRGIAARLFQRTFVLADGMRVLGADLKNGLLSVDLARPEPERVVKTIAINEHE, from the coding sequence ATGTCTCGTGTTCCTTCGTTGTCCAGTCCGTTTCTTTTGGGATTCGACGAAATCGAGCGTGCGCTCGATCGCGTCGTGAAAGGCGCCGACGGCTATCCTCCCTACAACATCGAGCGGCTCGACCGCGAAAACGGCGAGCCGGAACGCCTGCGCATAACGCTGGCGGTGGCGGGTTTTACCCGCGACCAACTCGATGTGACTGTTGAGGAAAAGCAACTCGTCATTCGGGGCCGCCAGCAGGACGACAAGACCCGGCAATACATCCATCGCGGCATCGCCGCACGGCTGTTCCAGCGCACCTTCGTGCTGGCGGACGGGATGCGCGTGCTGGGTGCGGATCTGAAGAACGGACTGTTGTCGGTCGACCTCGCCAGGCCAGAGCCTGAACGGGTCGTTAAGACAATAGCTATCAATGAGCACGAATAA
- the ugpA gene encoding sn-glycerol-3-phosphate ABC transporter permease UgpA gives MEKQSVFQSRLLPYLLLVPQLAVVLIFFYWPAFQAVWQSFLLQDAFGLSTTFVAFENYAELLSQPEYLNAILRTFAFSAAIAGSSLSAALLLAVMADKPLRGGAIYRTLLIWPYAVAPAVAGVLWLFMLHPALGVFSRGLRAMGIDWNPLLNGNQAVALIVLAAAWKQISYNFLFFLAGLQAIPKSVMEAAAIDGARPMRRFWTVTFPLLMPTVFFLIVINIVYAFFDTFGIIDAMTGGGPAKATETLVYKVYLDGLLGSNLGSSAAQSVILMFIVIGLTAIQFRYVERKVTY, from the coding sequence ATGGAAAAGCAGTCGGTCTTCCAGTCGCGCCTGCTGCCGTATCTGCTGCTGGTGCCGCAACTCGCGGTCGTGCTGATCTTCTTCTACTGGCCCGCGTTCCAGGCGGTGTGGCAGTCGTTCCTGCTGCAGGATGCGTTTGGGCTGTCGACCACGTTCGTGGCCTTCGAAAACTACGCCGAGCTGTTGTCGCAGCCGGAGTATCTCAATGCCATCCTGCGCACCTTCGCCTTCTCGGCGGCCATCGCCGGCTCCTCGCTCTCGGCCGCGCTGCTGCTTGCGGTGATGGCGGACAAACCGCTGCGCGGCGGCGCGATTTACCGCACACTGCTGATCTGGCCCTATGCGGTGGCGCCCGCGGTCGCCGGTGTGCTGTGGCTGTTCATGCTGCATCCGGCGCTGGGCGTGTTCTCCCGGGGACTGCGGGCGATGGGCATCGACTGGAATCCGCTGCTCAACGGCAATCAGGCCGTTGCGCTGATCGTGCTGGCGGCGGCGTGGAAGCAGATTTCCTACAATTTCCTGTTTTTCCTGGCCGGCCTGCAGGCGATCCCGAAAAGCGTGATGGAAGCCGCCGCGATCGACGGCGCGCGGCCGATGCGGCGCTTCTGGACCGTGACGTTTCCGCTGCTGATGCCCACCGTGTTCTTCCTGATCGTCATCAACATCGTCTACGCCTTCTTCGACACCTTCGGCATCATCGACGCGATGACCGGCGGCGGACCGGCGAAGGCCACCGAAACCCTGGTCTACAAGGTTTATCTGGACGGCCTGCTCGGCAGCAATCTCGGCAGCTCCGCCGCGCAATCGGTGATCCTGATGTTTATCGTGATCGGCCTGACCGCGATCCAGTTCCGCTATGTCGAGCGCAAGGTGACCTACTAA
- the ptsN gene encoding PTS IIA-like nitrogen regulatory protein PtsN, with product MMITDLVAPEAILPALKVNGKKQALQELAARAAALTGQNERAIFEVLLQREKLGTTAVGYGVAIPHGKLPKLERLFGLFARLERPIDFEAMDGQPVDLMFLLLAPEGAGADHLKALARIARLLRDQEIAKKLRASSDAQALYSVLALPPATAA from the coding sequence ATGATGATCACCGATCTGGTCGCGCCCGAGGCGATTCTCCCGGCGTTGAAAGTCAACGGCAAGAAGCAGGCTTTGCAGGAGCTCGCGGCGCGCGCCGCCGCGCTGACCGGGCAGAATGAGCGTGCGATCTTTGAAGTGCTGTTGCAGCGGGAGAAGCTCGGAACGACCGCCGTCGGCTATGGCGTCGCCATTCCGCACGGCAAATTGCCCAAGCTGGAAAGATTGTTTGGATTGTTTGCGCGGCTCGAGCGCCCGATCGATTTCGAGGCGATGGACGGCCAGCCGGTCGACCTGATGTTTCTGCTGCTGGCGCCGGAAGGCGCGGGCGCCGACCATCTCAAGGCCTTGGCGCGCATCGCGCGTCTGTTGCGGGATCAGGAGATCGCGAAAAAGCTTCGGGCATCAAGCGATGCGCAGGCGCTTTATTCGGTTCTGGCTCTGCCCCCGGCAACGGCGGCATAA
- a CDS encoding DUF1150 domain-containing protein — MTEANIIYDTADVSPEALASMGEGHIAYVKQIRSEDVPGLFPQAPHIAPGLKLFTLNAADGTPIMLTDSREAAIANAWSNELEALSVH, encoded by the coding sequence ATGACTGAAGCGAACATCATCTATGATACTGCGGATGTCTCGCCGGAAGCTCTCGCGTCGATGGGCGAAGGCCACATCGCGTATGTGAAGCAGATCCGCTCCGAGGATGTGCCGGGCCTGTTTCCCCAGGCGCCCCACATCGCGCCGGGATTGAAGCTCTTCACGCTCAATGCAGCCGACGGCACGCCGATCATGCTGACCGATAGCCGCGAGGCGGCGATTGCGAATGCATGGAGCAACGAACTGGAAGCGCTCAGCGTCCACTGA